A portion of the Callithrix jacchus isolate 240 chromosome 13, calJac240_pri, whole genome shotgun sequence genome contains these proteins:
- the RNF122 gene encoding RING finger protein 122 isoform X2 — protein MHPFQWCNGCFCGLGLVSTNKSCSMPPISFQDLPLNIYMVIFGTGIFVFMLSLIFCCYFISKLRNQAQSERYGYKEVVIKGDAKKLQLYGTCAVCLEDFKGKDELGVLPCQHAFHRKCLVKWLEVRCVCPMCNKPIAGPSEATQNIGILLDELV, from the exons GGTGTTTCTGTGGCCTGGGACTGGTGAGCACCAACAAGTCCTGCTCGATGCCACCCATCAGTTTCCAGGACCTTCCACTCAACATCTACATGGTGATCTTCGGCACCGGCATTTTTGTCTTCATGCTCAGCCTTATCTTCTGCTGCTATTTTATCAG CAAACTCCGGAACCAGGCACAGAGTGAGCGATATGGATATAAGGAG GTGGTGATTAAAGGTGATGCCAAGAAGTTACAATTATATGGG ACCTGCGCAGTCTGTCTGGAAGACTTCAAGGGGAAGGATGAGCTAGGCGTGCTCCCGTGTCAACACGCCTTTCACCGAAA GTGTCTGGTGAAATGGCTGGAAGTTCGCTGTGTCTGCCCCATGTGTAACAAGCCCATTGCTGGTCCCTCAGAGGCCACGCAGAATATTGGGATTCTATTGGATGAGCTGGTATGA
- the RNF122 gene encoding RING finger protein 122 isoform X1 has protein sequence MHPFQWCNGCFCGLGLVSTNKSCSMPPISFQDLPLNIYMVIFGTGIFVFMLSLIFCCYFISKLRNQAQSERYGYKEVVIKGDAKKLQLYGQTCAVCLEDFKGKDELGVLPCQHAFHRKCLVKWLEVRCVCPMCNKPIAGPSEATQNIGILLDELV, from the exons GGTGTTTCTGTGGCCTGGGACTGGTGAGCACCAACAAGTCCTGCTCGATGCCACCCATCAGTTTCCAGGACCTTCCACTCAACATCTACATGGTGATCTTCGGCACCGGCATTTTTGTCTTCATGCTCAGCCTTATCTTCTGCTGCTATTTTATCAG CAAACTCCGGAACCAGGCACAGAGTGAGCGATATGGATATAAGGAG GTGGTGATTAAAGGTGATGCCAAGAAGTTACAATTATATGGG CAGACCTGCGCAGTCTGTCTGGAAGACTTCAAGGGGAAGGATGAGCTAGGCGTGCTCCCGTGTCAACACGCCTTTCACCGAAA GTGTCTGGTGAAATGGCTGGAAGTTCGCTGTGTCTGCCCCATGTGTAACAAGCCCATTGCTGGTCCCTCAGAGGCCACGCAGAATATTGGGATTCTATTGGATGAGCTGGTATGA